One genomic window of Solea solea chromosome 12, fSolSol10.1, whole genome shotgun sequence includes the following:
- the slc13a1 gene encoding solute carrier family 13 member 1 has product MRNRLTQGLWNYRTIVPIVLTPLLLLPLPIVIGTKEAECAFVLLLMATFWVTEVLPLSMTAMLPAILFPMFGIMTSSGVAKTYFKDFHFLLIGVICLATSIEKWGLHRRIALRLVTMVGVNPAWLMLGFMGGCAFLSMWVQNTSAVAMVMPIVEAVLQQILKAKEEYTGEENPALQLDEMDNHSEQMTETVSDTKSSVGPGDSLTCVQIQPVSQPATTQAAAGPPVAPSRSKPDLMLCKAICISIAYSSNIGGITTLPGTSPNLIFSEYLSQTYPNCNCINFGNWLLLCLPISVIMLLLTWVWLYWLFIGSDFSFLWRCRGEQSEKERAARKVIENEFKSLGPMSSQEIVTGVVFLVMVLLWLTRSPGFMPGWASLFPDHLGYITDATVALLLGLLFFIIPAYGPSRRYEAMISWKEFQASMPWTVALLVGGGFALAEGAQESGLSLWVAELLTPLGNLPVLATITIACIIVTTVTEVASNAATITIFLPILSPLAEAIHVNPLYVLIPTTLCTSFSFLLPVSNPPNAIVFAYGHIDIMDMVKAGLGVNVIGVLAVLLAVATWGVPLFSLDVYPDWAPVHPSFNTTAP; this is encoded by the exons ATGAGGAATAGACTGACCCAAGGACTGTGGAACTATCGCACCATCGTCCCTATTGTCCTcacaccgctgctgctgcttccgcTTCCTATCGTCATTGGAACAAAG GAGGCAGAATGTgcatttgtgctgctgctgatggcgACGTTTTGGGTGACAGAAGTGCTTCCTCTGTCCATGACGGCCATGCTGCCCGCCATCCTCTTTCCCATGTTTGGCATCATGACGTCTTCAGGA GTGGCAAAGACGTACTTTAAAGACTTCCACTTCCTTCTCATAGGCGTCATCTGCCTTGCCACGTCCATCGAGAAGTGGGGTCTCCACCGCAGAATTGCCCTGAGGCTTGTCACCATGGTGGGTGTCAACCCTGCATG GTTGATGTTGGGCTTCATGGGCGGCTGTGCCTTTCTCTCCATGTGGGTCCAAAACACCTCGGCTGTGGCAATGGTGATGCCAATCGTGGAGGCTGTTCTCCAGCAGATTTTGAAGGCCAAGGAGGAATATACTGGTGAAGAAAACCCCGCCCTGCAGCTGGATG aaaTGGACAACCATAGTGAACAGATGACAGAAACTGTGAG tgacACGAAGAGTTCCGTTGGTCCTGGTGATTCCCTCACTTGTGTTCAGATACAGCCGGTATCGCAGCCTGCCACAACTCAG GCTGCAGCTGGCCCGCCCGTGGCTCCCAGCAGGAGTAAGCCTGACCTCATGTTGTGTAAAGCCATATGCATCAGCATCGCATACTCCTCCAACATCGGCGGCATCACCACGCTGCCAGGAACCTCGCCCAACCTCATCTTCTCTGAGTACCTCAGCCA GACTTACCCAAACTGTAACTGCATTAACTTCGGGAACTGGCTGCTTTTGTGCCTGCCCATCAGTGTTatcatgctgctgctgacatGGGTGTGGCTGTACTGGCTCTTCATTGGTTCAGA cttcagcTTCCTGTGGCGATGTCGAGGGGAGCAGTCTGAAAAGGAGAGGGCAGCAAGAaaagtgatagaaaatgagTTCAAGTCACTGGGTCCCATGAG CTCTCAGGAGATCGTCACTGGGGTCGTTTTCTTGGTGATGGTGTTGCTGTGGTTAACCAGATCCCCGGGTTTCATGCCGGGCTGGGCTTCTCTGTTCCCTGA CCACTTAGGCTACATCACTGATGCCACCGTGGCTCTGCTGCTGGGTCTTCTCTTTTTCATCATACCTGCTTATGGACCCTCCAGAAGATACG AGGCCATGATCTCCTGGAAAGAATTCCAGGCCTCAATGCCGTGGACCGTGGCCCTGCTGGTCGGTGGCGGCTTTGCTCTTGCAGAAGGCGCCCAG GAATCAGGCCTCTCTTTGTGGGTGGCCGAGCTGCTAACACCTCTGGGTAATCTGCCAGTTTTGGCCACCATCACCATCGCCTGCATCATCGTCACCACGGTAACGGAGGTAGCCAGCAACGCCGCCACTATCACCATCTTCCTCCCCATCCTCTCACCTCTG GCTGAAGCCATCCACGTCAACCCACTCTATGTGCTGATCCCCACCACCCTGTGCACATCCTTCTCCTTCCTGCTGCCAGTGTCCAACCCACCCAACGCCATCGTGTTTGCCTATGGACACATTGACATCATGGACATG GTGAAGGCGGGGCTTGGTGTCAACGTGATTGGCGTCCTTGCTGTCCTTTTGGCTGTGGCAACATGGGGCGTTCCATTATTCTCTCTGGATGTCTACCCTGACTGGGCACCGGTCCATCCTTCTTTTAACACCACAGCGCCTTGA
- the iqub gene encoding IQ and ubiquitin-like domain-containing protein isoform X2 — protein MTAEEAETQTSDNVGNSTATVKVLLVPEGHVMTVAFVIGLSIQELKGQLASELRVPVEVLQLSLDGRVLEEKQSLMELGVQPHSATRLEMSSTDPTAHPLRPLRPPDHDNMPDVITVRVQTDDGALQEVVLEIERSRQQKTFLGGYRHRLTGQEYHHAAVQTLPKRRPDRGIVVYNRDTQTQTGKSHGQQTSVNVSTQTTRIGCYVSCMNDKLVTPGNYVTAYEYHQRRLKAVICLQSYARRWLAQKVVEQLKMDRDRRLAWHELREKRRRLEREEQLRELHQRWMRPQKKEDLDLLYQALEDWKCEQEDMINETMHGSERKAALCWLLEQEAELIASIGRQKIAVQNDNYDRAIRNFLDKSAAPHQWRAADGQMIQMDNQHTIRARELRDLYNDINLPAESEEQRHHILMTLKHTVKEHECQLTRDIWQLIDREVDLMSKRVKSAKLEGLRKRICTLFLQFIKKPAFNPEMAKLLKFPQKACQEKTHILRCISCHRYKGCAQVILAANARLSGRCQACVRLDNMARLHSDLSCYRNILSRLRDDEQQLNESAKIPFLLQVEDVQHMVEKVWTSCSALNASSELHDLVFVRWEREKDWSPWNCILLATEETSAHLEVQDVQGAYAATFIHGIKYKHMLAQRYFRQNPVMSEYLDVQPAETQTNQLHPKLIMTAEQTSDSSASSP, from the exons ATGACAGCTGAAGAAGCTGAGACTCAGACATCAGACAATGTTGGAAACTCTACAGCCACAG TGAAAGTGCTGCTGGTGCCAGAGGGTCATGTGATGACAGTGGCGTTCGTCATCGGTCTGAGCATTCAGGAGCTGAAGGGTCAACTCGCCTCAGAGCTCAGAGTTCCTGTGGAGGTGCTGCAGCTCTCTCTGGACG GAAGGGTGCTAGAGGAGAAGCAGAGCCTGATGGAACTCGGCGTCCAGCCTCACAGCGCCACTCGACTGGAGATGAGCTCCACCGATCCAACCGCACACCCGCTGCGCCCCCTTCGCCCCCCAGACCATGACAACATGCCAGACGTTATCACTGTGCGAGTCCAAACTG ATGACGGAGCGCTCCAGGAGGTGGTGTTGGAGATTGAGCGCTCTCGCCAGCAGAAGACCTTCTTGGGCGGCTACAGACACCGACTCACAGGGCAGGAGTACCATCACGCTGCCGTCCAGACTCTGCCCAAGAGGAGACCTGACAGAGGGATAGTCGTCTACAACCGTGACACCCAG acCCAGACAGGCAAGTCTCATGGTCAGCAGACATCGGTGAATGTCTCCACCCAGACGACCAGGATCGGCTGCTATGTCTCCTGCATGAACGACAAACTGGTCACCCCTGGCAACTATGTCACCGCCTACgagtaccaccagaggaggCTGAAAGCT GTGATCTGTCTGCAGTCGTACGCTCGGCGCTGGTTGGCCCAGAAGGTGGTGGAGCAGCTGAAGATGGATCGGGATCGAAGGCTGGCCTGGCACGAGCTgcgagagaagaggaggaggctaGAGAGGGAAGAGCAGTTGAGAGAACTCCACCAACGCTGGATGCGACCACAGAAGAAGGAAGACTTAGATCTGCTTTACCAGGCTCTGGAGG attggAAGTGTGAACAGGAAGACATGATCAATGAGACCATGCATGGAAGTGAGAGGAAGGCGGCACTCTGCTGGCTGCTGGAGCAGGAGGCCGAGTTAATTGCCAGCATCGGGCGTCAAAAAATTGCTGTCCAGAACGACAACTACGACAGAGCCATCAGGAACTTCCTGgacaag TCTGCTGCTCCTCATCAGTGGCGAGCAGCGGACGGACAAATGATCCAGATGGACAATCAACACACCATCAGAGCCAGAGAGCTACGAGACCTGTACAACGACATCAACCTTCCCGCGGAGAGCGAAGAGCAGAGACACCACATTCTGatgacactcaaacacacagtcaaG GAGCACGAGTGTCAACTCACCCGGGACATCTGGCAGCTGATTGACAGGGAAGTAGACCTGATGAGTAAACGAGTTAAGTCGGCCAAGCTGGAGGGGCTGAGGAAAAGGATCTGCACTCTGTTCCTCCAGTTCATCAAAAAGCCAGCCTTTAACCCTGAGATGGCCAAGCTGCTTAAG TTTCCCCAGAAAGCCTgccaggagaaaacccacatactCCGCTGCATCAGCTGTCATCGCTACAAAGGTTGTGCGCAGGTGATCCTGGCTGCCAACGCCCGCCTTAGCGGCCGGTGCCAGGCCTGCGTTAGGCTTGACAACATGGCTCGATTGCACAGCGACTTGTCCTGCTACAGAAACATCCTGAGCAGACTGAGAGACGACGAGCAGCAGCTCAACGAGAGTGCCAAGATCCCCTTCCTGCTACAG gtgGAGGACGTGCAGCACATGGTGGAGAAGGTCTGGACGTCCTGCTCGGCTCTAAATGCCAGCAGTGAGCTCCATGACCTGGTGTTTGTCCGCTGGGAGCGTGAAAAGGACTGGAGCCCATGGAACTGCATCCTCCTGGCAACAGAAGAGACCTCAGCTCACCTGGAAGTGCAAGACGTCCAGGGG GCATACGCAGCAACGTTCATCCACGgaattaaatacaaacacatgctgGCTCAACGTTACTTCAGGCAGAACCCGGTCATGTCTGAGTATCTGGATGTTCAGCCAGCTGAAACCCAGACCAACCAGCTCCACCCCAAGCTGATAATGACAGCTGAGCAAACATCCGACTCATCAGCCTCATCTCCTTAA
- the iqub gene encoding IQ and ubiquitin-like domain-containing protein isoform X1, with translation MSRQREDEDGKDVRTTSPHLGGGSAEEPLESDIEPGSDKDEAQPESEANGTNTDVTNEVEEAETQTDVTDDSTHVGEPQTESDVLMTAEEAETQTSDNVGNSTATVKVLLVPEGHVMTVAFVIGLSIQELKGQLASELRVPVEVLQLSLDGRVLEEKQSLMELGVQPHSATRLEMSSTDPTAHPLRPLRPPDHDNMPDVITVRVQTDDGALQEVVLEIERSRQQKTFLGGYRHRLTGQEYHHAAVQTLPKRRPDRGIVVYNRDTQTQTGKSHGQQTSVNVSTQTTRIGCYVSCMNDKLVTPGNYVTAYEYHQRRLKAVICLQSYARRWLAQKVVEQLKMDRDRRLAWHELREKRRRLEREEQLRELHQRWMRPQKKEDLDLLYQALEDWKCEQEDMINETMHGSERKAALCWLLEQEAELIASIGRQKIAVQNDNYDRAIRNFLDKSAAPHQWRAADGQMIQMDNQHTIRARELRDLYNDINLPAESEEQRHHILMTLKHTVKEHECQLTRDIWQLIDREVDLMSKRVKSAKLEGLRKRICTLFLQFIKKPAFNPEMAKLLKFPQKACQEKTHILRCISCHRYKGCAQVILAANARLSGRCQACVRLDNMARLHSDLSCYRNILSRLRDDEQQLNESAKIPFLLQVEDVQHMVEKVWTSCSALNASSELHDLVFVRWEREKDWSPWNCILLATEETSAHLEVQDVQGAYAATFIHGIKYKHMLAQRYFRQNPVMSEYLDVQPAETQTNQLHPKLIMTAEQTSDSSASSP, from the exons ATGTCGCGGCAGAGAGAGGATGAAGACGGGAAGGATGTTAGGACAACAAGTCCACATCTAGGTGGAGGTTCTGCGGAGGAGCCGCTAGAGAGTGACATAGAACCGGGAAGTGATAAAGACGAGGCGCAGCCTGAGTCCGAGGCTAACgggacaaacacag ATGTGACAAATGAGGTGGAGGAAGCTGAAACTCAGACTGATGTGACCGACGATAGCACACATGTTGGGGAGCCTCAGACTGAAAGTG ATGTGCTGATGACAGCTGAAGAAGCTGAGACTCAGACATCAGACAATGTTGGAAACTCTACAGCCACAG TGAAAGTGCTGCTGGTGCCAGAGGGTCATGTGATGACAGTGGCGTTCGTCATCGGTCTGAGCATTCAGGAGCTGAAGGGTCAACTCGCCTCAGAGCTCAGAGTTCCTGTGGAGGTGCTGCAGCTCTCTCTGGACG GAAGGGTGCTAGAGGAGAAGCAGAGCCTGATGGAACTCGGCGTCCAGCCTCACAGCGCCACTCGACTGGAGATGAGCTCCACCGATCCAACCGCACACCCGCTGCGCCCCCTTCGCCCCCCAGACCATGACAACATGCCAGACGTTATCACTGTGCGAGTCCAAACTG ATGACGGAGCGCTCCAGGAGGTGGTGTTGGAGATTGAGCGCTCTCGCCAGCAGAAGACCTTCTTGGGCGGCTACAGACACCGACTCACAGGGCAGGAGTACCATCACGCTGCCGTCCAGACTCTGCCCAAGAGGAGACCTGACAGAGGGATAGTCGTCTACAACCGTGACACCCAG acCCAGACAGGCAAGTCTCATGGTCAGCAGACATCGGTGAATGTCTCCACCCAGACGACCAGGATCGGCTGCTATGTCTCCTGCATGAACGACAAACTGGTCACCCCTGGCAACTATGTCACCGCCTACgagtaccaccagaggaggCTGAAAGCT GTGATCTGTCTGCAGTCGTACGCTCGGCGCTGGTTGGCCCAGAAGGTGGTGGAGCAGCTGAAGATGGATCGGGATCGAAGGCTGGCCTGGCACGAGCTgcgagagaagaggaggaggctaGAGAGGGAAGAGCAGTTGAGAGAACTCCACCAACGCTGGATGCGACCACAGAAGAAGGAAGACTTAGATCTGCTTTACCAGGCTCTGGAGG attggAAGTGTGAACAGGAAGACATGATCAATGAGACCATGCATGGAAGTGAGAGGAAGGCGGCACTCTGCTGGCTGCTGGAGCAGGAGGCCGAGTTAATTGCCAGCATCGGGCGTCAAAAAATTGCTGTCCAGAACGACAACTACGACAGAGCCATCAGGAACTTCCTGgacaag TCTGCTGCTCCTCATCAGTGGCGAGCAGCGGACGGACAAATGATCCAGATGGACAATCAACACACCATCAGAGCCAGAGAGCTACGAGACCTGTACAACGACATCAACCTTCCCGCGGAGAGCGAAGAGCAGAGACACCACATTCTGatgacactcaaacacacagtcaaG GAGCACGAGTGTCAACTCACCCGGGACATCTGGCAGCTGATTGACAGGGAAGTAGACCTGATGAGTAAACGAGTTAAGTCGGCCAAGCTGGAGGGGCTGAGGAAAAGGATCTGCACTCTGTTCCTCCAGTTCATCAAAAAGCCAGCCTTTAACCCTGAGATGGCCAAGCTGCTTAAG TTTCCCCAGAAAGCCTgccaggagaaaacccacatactCCGCTGCATCAGCTGTCATCGCTACAAAGGTTGTGCGCAGGTGATCCTGGCTGCCAACGCCCGCCTTAGCGGCCGGTGCCAGGCCTGCGTTAGGCTTGACAACATGGCTCGATTGCACAGCGACTTGTCCTGCTACAGAAACATCCTGAGCAGACTGAGAGACGACGAGCAGCAGCTCAACGAGAGTGCCAAGATCCCCTTCCTGCTACAG gtgGAGGACGTGCAGCACATGGTGGAGAAGGTCTGGACGTCCTGCTCGGCTCTAAATGCCAGCAGTGAGCTCCATGACCTGGTGTTTGTCCGCTGGGAGCGTGAAAAGGACTGGAGCCCATGGAACTGCATCCTCCTGGCAACAGAAGAGACCTCAGCTCACCTGGAAGTGCAAGACGTCCAGGGG GCATACGCAGCAACGTTCATCCACGgaattaaatacaaacacatgctgGCTCAACGTTACTTCAGGCAGAACCCGGTCATGTCTGAGTATCTGGATGTTCAGCCAGCTGAAACCCAGACCAACCAGCTCCACCCCAAGCTGATAATGACAGCTGAGCAAACATCCGACTCATCAGCCTCATCTCCTTAA
- the LOC131469591 gene encoding ankyrin repeat and SOCS box protein 15-like, which translates to MSKTWLISHNSARNPVIFKTRCQPTCPPSLFVSCGWDCQASENRTHLIIKTPEKSEPSLRAANIPHRVMNTYEEYSEEELNDYNIQLSIQDSCQDAFLKSAASLAAVTDENLRVLAAIEQGEVSVLREMLRHTFAFREVDSRGWLPLHRAASQPVLEVLETVLRSAQELSLEERTAVGGDTPLTLAVKAEMAPNVKTLLERGASPHNTNSKNESPLLLAVRVGSCEMTSTLVAHGAWVEQVCRKRWTAMHEAAKVGNVDILMLLLRNGGRVNQKDVTGVTPLAVAAEHGHFHITEILLNCGSRVNSQAMNGESVLLDAAGSGNTACIQLLLDNGADPNLPSITGHLAIHKAAYAGHYDALKMLIPLTTRKAIKEAGQSPVHSAADGGQRRCLQLLLAHGFDVNYRMNTRNSENYRDMRRSALYFAVSNGDVDCTRILLSAGAKTDLDPLSCLLVAVRSGRYEIVKLLLAAKADVNCYFTVVSDTVFPTALQYCLKDEVMMRLLLNNGYRVDTCFRCHHDSGFDAIDDVEGKIPFCEFMSLCCLMHLSGSAVLILLDYVSHVNICSKLRRILERQREWPDICEILSEFIHHTAVF; encoded by the exons ATGTCAAAGACCTGGCTTATCTCACACAATAGTGCACGTAACCCAGTTATATTTAAGACCAGGTGTCAGCCCACATGTCCCCCCTCGCTATTTGTTTCCTGCGGGTGGGACTGCCAGGCATCTGAGAACAGGACACACCTCATTATAAAAACACCAGAAAAGTCTGAGCCATCACTGAGAGCTGCTAACATACCTCACAG AGTGATGAACACTTATGAAGAATATAGCGAAGAGGAGCTCAATGACTACAACATCCAGCTGAGTATCCAAGACTCCTGCCAGGATGCCTTTTTAAAATCTGCAGCCAG TCTAGCAGCAGTGACAGATGAAAATCTGAGAGTCCTGGCTGCCATTGAGCAAG GTGAGGTGTCAGTGCTCAGGGAGATGCTGAGACATACCTTCGCCTTCAGGGAGGTGGACAGTCGGGGCTGGCTTCCCCTCCACCGAGCGGCATCGCAGCCGGTGTTAGAGGTTCTGGAGACTGTCTTGAGAT CAGCTCAGGAGCTCAGCCTGGAGGAGAGGACAGCTGTGGGCGGAGACACACCGCTGACACTGGCAGTTAAAGCCGAAATGGCACCGAACGTGAAGACCCTGCTGGAGCGCGGGGCCTCGCCGCATAACACCAACAGCAAGAATGAGTCACCGCTGCTGCTGG CCGTGAGGGTCGGCTCTTGCGAGATGACATCCACTCTGGTGGCTCACGGCGCGTGGGTAGAGCAGGTTTGTCGAAAGAGGTGGACAGCAATGCACGAGGCGGCCAAAGTCGGCAACGTTGACAtcctcatgctgctgctgaggaacgGTGGGCGAGTGAACCAGAAGGATGTGACGGGGGTGACGCCGCTCGCTGTGGCTGCAGAGCACGGACACTTCCACATCACTGAGATTCTGCTGAACTGTG GTAGCAGAGTGAACTCTCAGGCCATGAACGGGGAAAGTGTCCTCCTGGATGCAGCGGGGTCGGGAAACACGGCGTGcattcagctgctgctggacaACGGGGCCGACCCAAACCTGCCCAGCATCACCGGACACCTGGCCATCCACAAGGCGGCTTATGCCGGACATTATGA TGCCCTGAAGATGCTGATACCTCTGACCACAAGAAAAGCCATTAAAGAAGCCGGTCAGAGTCCAGTCCACTCTGCAGCAGACGGAGGACAGAGGCGCTGCCTGCAGCTCCTGCTGGCCCACGGCTTCGACGTCAACTACCGCATGAACACCAGAAACTCGGAAAACTACCGGGACATGAGGAGGAGCGCTTTGTATTTCGCTGTCTCCAATGGCGACGTGGACTGCACCAGGATCCTGCTGTCAGCCGGAGCAAAGACAGACCTGGATCCATTGTCCTGCCTCTTAGTGGCTGTCCGGTCCGGCCGCTACGAGAtcgtgaagctgctgctggcgGCCAAAGCAGACGTGAACTGCTACTTCACGGTGGTGAGCGACACGGTGTTTCCCACAGCGTTGCAGTACTGTCTGAAGGACGAGGTGATGATGAGGCTGCTGCTCAACAACGGCTACAGGGTGGACACGTGCTTTCGCTGTCACCATGACAGCGGTTTTGATGCCATCGATGACGTGGAGGGGAAAATCCCT TTCTGCGAGTTCATGagtctctgctgcctcatgcATCTGTCCGGGAGCGCGGTGCTGATTCTGCTGGACTATGTCAGCCATGTCAACATTTGCTCCAAACTCAGACGCAtcctggagagacagagagagtggcCAGACATTTGTGAAATCCTCAGTGAGTTTATTCATCACACTGCAGTATTTTAG